The Apium graveolens cultivar Ventura chromosome 6, ASM990537v1, whole genome shotgun sequence genome contains a region encoding:
- the LOC141665265 gene encoding pyruvate decarboxylase 1, producing the protein MDPANQVGAISPAITAGTFTGTLGRHLARRLVQIGVKDVFSVPGDFNLTLLDHLINEPELNLVGCCNELNAGYAADGYARAKGVGACVVTFTVGGLSVLNAIAGAYSENLPVICIVGGPNSNDYGTSRVLHHTIGLPDFSQELRCFQTVTCAQAVVNNLEDAHELIDTAISTALKESKPVYISISCNLPGLPHPTFSIDPVPYYLAPKVSNQLGLEAAVEATAELLNKAVKPVIVGGPKLRVGKAQKAFEEFANASGYPIAIMPSAKGLVPEHHPHFIGTYWGAVSTSFVGEIVESADAYVFVGPIFNDYSSVGYSLLIKKEKAIIVHPNRVTIGNGPSLGWVFMADFLTALAKKLKKNSAAMDNYRRIYVPPGIALKRENCEPLRVNILFKHIQAMLSGDTAVIAETGDSWFNCQKLSLPENCGYEFQMQYGSIGWSVGATLGYAQAAKDKRVIAFIGDGSFQVTAQDISTMIRCGQRTIIFLINNGGYTIEVEIHDGPYNVIKNWNYTGLVDAIHNGEGKCWTVKVRTEDELTEAIATATGEQKDSLCFIEVIVHKDDTSKELLEWGSRVSAANSRPPNPQ; encoded by the exons ATGGATCCCGCAAATCAAGTAGGTGCAATCTCGCCGGCGATCACCGCCGGAACATTCACCGGAACTCTAGGCCGTCACCTCGCTCGCCGACTAGTCCAAATCGGAGTTAAAGACGTGTTCTCAGTTCCTGGTGACTTCAACTTAACTCTACTAGACCATCTCATCAACGAGCCTGAGCTCAATCTTGTGGGTTGCTGTAATGAGCTCAACGCCGGTTATGCTGCTGACGGTTACGCACGAGCGAAAGGCGTAGGTGCTTGTGTTGTGACTTTTACTGTTGGTGGGCTAAGTGTGTTGAACGCCATCGCCGGAGCTTATAGTGAGAATTTGCCGGTAATATGTATTGTTGGTGGGCCCAACTCGAATGATTATGGAACTAGTAGAGTACTTCATCATACTATTGGGTTGCCGGATTTTAGTCAGGAGCTTCGTTGTTTTCAGACTGTCACTTGTGCTCAG GCAGTGGTTAACAACTTGGAAGATGCGCACGAGCTGATTGATACTGCAATATCGACTGCTTTGAAGGAGAGCAAACCTGTGTATATCAGCATAAGCTGCAATTTGCCTGGACTTCCTCACCCAACATTTTCCATAGACCCAGTTCCATATTACCTAGCACCAAA GGTCAGCAATCAGTTAGGATTAGAAGCGGCAGTGGAAGCAACAGCTGAGCTTCTGAATAAGGCTGTGAAGCCTGTAATTGTGGGAGGACCCAAGCTAAGGGTAGGAAAGGCACAAAAGGCCTTTGAGGAGTTTGCCAATGCTAGTGGGTATCCAATTGCTATCATGCCCTCAGCTAAGGGCTTGGTTCCAGAGCACCATCCTCACTTCATTGGGACATACTGGGGCGCTGTTAGTACCAGTTTTGTGGGAGAGATAGTTGAATCTGCTGATGCATATGTGTTCGTTGGTCCTATCTTTAATGATTACAGTTCAGTTGGGTACTCGTTACTGATTAAAAAAGAGAAAGCCATCATAGTGCATCCTAATCGTGTAACAATTGGCAATGGTCCTTCCTTGGGTTGGGTTTTCATGGCAGATTTCTTAACTGCACTGGCTAAGAAGTTGAAGAAGAACAGCGCAGCAATGGACAATTACCGTCGCATCTATGTACCTCCAGGGATTGCCCTCAAGCGTGAGAACTGTGAGCCTCTTCGGGTGAATATACTCTTCAAGCACATACAG GCAATGCTAAGTGGAGATACCGCAGTCATTGCAGAGACAGGGGATTCATGGTTTAATTGCCAAAAGctctctctccctgaaaattGCGG GTATGAGTTCCAGATGCAATATGGGTCTATTGGTTGGTCTGTAGGTGCCACCCTTGGCTATGCCCAGGCTGCGAAAGACAAGCGTGTGATTGCCTTTATTGGTGATGGAAGTTTCCAG GTAACTGCTCAAGATATCTCAACAATGATTCGATGTGGCCAACGTACCATTATTTTTCTGATCAACAATGGAGGGTATACAATAGAAGTAGAGATACATGATGGTCCATACAATGTGATCAAGAACTGGAACTATACTGGACTAGTTGATGCTATTCACAATGGTGAAGGAAAATGCTGGACTGTCAAG GTACGCACGGAAGATGAGCTGACAGAAGCAATTGCAACAGCAACTGGAGAACAAAAGGATTCATTATGCTTCATTGAAGTGATTGTGCACAAAGATGATACAAGCAAAGAACTTCTTGAATGGGGCTCCCGAGTTTCTGCTGCTAACAGCCGCCCTCCAAATCCTCAATAG
- the LOC141665266 gene encoding GDSL esterase/lipase At1g28590-like, whose translation MAFYCPCLNKSTLLILTILLIISLASETKVSVLASSCKRFNSIISFGDSMADTGNLLHLSSSNSPPHFALPPYGETYFHTPTGRCSNGRLIIDFLAQYLEIPLVPPYIDSKNKRSPANNFLSGVNFAVAGATAMNKKSFEEKGVHIMVKNISLETQLIWFKELLPSLCKTDSDCEKLYERSVLLVGEIGGNDYNHALLAGISKDVVNTFVPSVVGQIASAVTELVKLGAKSIVVPGNLPIGCSAAYLTHFMTNSSKQDYDPKTGCLIWLNKFAKYHNKMLQTKLHRIQELHPHANIIYADYYNAARPLFINPLKYGFSNGALRACCGGNGPYHHNSSVECGLSPSTVCENPSLNVNWDGLHLTEAAYKFIFKRLFTGRLTVPPFKTLCT comes from the exons ATGGCTTTTTATTGTCCTTGCTTGAACAAAAGTACTCTCCTTATCTTGACTATCCTTCTAATCATTTCACTAGCTTCAGAAACAAAAGTGAGTGTACTTGCATCATCATGTAAACGTTTTAATTCGATCATAAGCTTTGGCGACTCAATGGCGGACACCGGAAATCTTCTTCATCTGTCATCTTCAAACAGCCCTCCTCATTTTGCATTACCACCTTACGGAGAAACTTACTTTCATACCCCCACTGGTCGGTGCTCAAATGGTCGCCTCATCATCGACTTCCTTG CTCAGTATCTTGAAATTCCATTGGTACCGCCGTATATAGACAGCAAGAATAAGAGGAGCCCTGCAAATAATTTTTTGTCGGGAGTGAATTTCGCGGTGGCTGGAGCAACGGCCATGAATAAGAAATCTTTCGAAGAAAAAGGCGTCCATATTATGGTAAAGAATATATCTCTGGAGACACAATTGATTTGGTTTAAGGAACTGTTGCCATCTCTTTGCAAAACAGATTCAG ATTGTGAAAAACTATACGAAAGAAGTGTACTACTTGTGGGAGAAATTGGAGGCAACGATTACAACCATGCGCTGCTTGCTGGAATAAGCAAGGACGTCGTAAATACATTTGTACCATCTGTTGTTGGCCAGATTGCCTCAGCTGTTACT GAACTTGTAAAGTTGGGGGCTAAGTCAATAGTAGTCCCAGGAAACTTACCAATTGGATGCTCAGCAGCTTATTTGACACATTTTATGACTAATTCATCTAAACAAGACTATGACCCCAAGACTGGCTGCCTTATTTGGTTAAACAAGTTTGCCAAGTACCATAACAAGATGCTTCAGACAAAGTTACATCGGATTCAAGAACTTCATCCACATGCCAACATTATCTACGCGGATTATTACAACGCTGCAAGACCATTATTTATAAATCCACTGAAATATG GATTTAGTAATGGAGCACTAAGAGCATGTTGTGGAGGGAATGGACCATATCATCATAACTCCTCTGTGGAGTGTGGGCTTTCACCATCAACTGTTTGCGAGAACCCTTCCTTGAATGTTAACTGGGATGGTCTGCACTTGACAGAAGCGGCTTATAAGTTCATTTTCAAACGTTTATTTACAGGGAGACTCACAGTTCCACCCTTCAAGACATTATGCacatga
- the LOC141667872 gene encoding GDSL esterase/lipase At1g28580-like, which yields MASFSSSSSSPSSTSTRTLLFFCIVLTSTLAATDTKSKVIGSSCKHIESSCKRLNSIISFGDSLADTGNLLHLSTPMDTPHYALPPYGETYFHYPTGRCSNGRLIIDFLAQYLGIPMVPPYIRSKHHRSLSNNFSSGVNFAVAGATAMDKDYFEGRGVHIVVKNISLGTQLGWFKQLLPSLCRTASDCEKLYKRSVVLVGEIGGNDYNHALLAGISKDLVQTFVPPVVGRIASVITELIELGARSIVVPGNLPIGCSAAYLTQFLNNSSTQDYDPKTGCLIWLNNFAEYHNQMLQTELNRIQKLYPHAKIIYADYYNAAMPLYLNPNKLGFSSGALRACCGGRGPYHNNPSVECGKPPSTVCGNPSLYVNWDGLHLTEAAYKFIFKRLFKGPSMVPPFKTLCAVSGS from the exons atggcttctttttcttcttcttcttcttccccCTCAAGTACAAGTACAAGGACTTTACTCTTCTTCTGTATCGTTTTGACAAGTACATTAGCAGCGACAGACACGAAATCTAAGGTAATCGGATCATCCTGTAAACATATCGAATCATCGTGTAAACGTTTAAACTCGATAATAAGCTTCGGTGACTCACTGGCCGACACCGGAAATCTTCTGCATCTCTCAACCCCAATGGATACTCCTCATTATGCATTACCACCCTATGGAGAAACTTACTTCCATTACCCCACTGGGCGATGCTCCAATGGTCGCCTCATCATTGACTTCCTTG CTCAGTATCTTGGAATTCCAATGGTTCCGCCTTATATACGCAGCAAACATCACAGGAGCTTGTCAAATAATTTTTCGTCAGGAGTAAACTTTGCAGTGGCCGGAGCAACGGCCATGGATAAGGACTATTTTGAAGGAAGAGGGGTTCATATTGTGGTAAAGAATATTTCTTTAGGGACTCAGTTGGGTTGGTTTAAGCAGCTCTTGCCGTCTCTCTGCAGAACTGCTTCAG ATTGTGAAAAACTATACAAAAGAAGTGTAGTGCTGGTGGGAGAGATTGGAGGCAACGATTACAACCATGCTTTGCTTGCGGGAATAAGCAAAGACTTGGTACAAACGTTTGTACCGCCTGTTGTTGGCCGGATTGCCTCAGTTATTACC GAACTAATAGAGTTGGGGGCTAGGTCAATAGTAGTCCCAGGAAACTTACCAATTGGATGCTCAGCAGCTTATTTAACACAGTTTTTGAATAATTCATCTACGCAAGACTATGACCCAAAGACCGGCTGCCTTATTTGGCTAAACAATTTTGCTGAGTACCATAACCAAATGCTGCAAACGGAGTTGAATCGGATTCAAAAACTTTATCCCCATGCCAAAATTATCTACGCGGATTATTATAATGCAGCAATGCCGCTATATCTGAATCCAAATAAATTAGGATTTAGCAGTGGGGCACTAAGAGCATGTTGTGGAGGGCGAGGACCGTATCATAACAACCCTTCTGTGGAGTGTGGGAAACCACCGTCAACTGTTTGCGGGAATCCTTCCTTGTATGTTAACTGGGACGGTTTGCACTTGACGGAAGCTGCATACAAGTTCATCTTTAAACGCTTATTTAAAGGACCGTCAATGGTTCCGCCCTTTAAGACATTATGTGCAGTTTCAGGCTCTTAA
- the LOC141664986 gene encoding uncharacterized protein LOC141664986: MECSNRALAKYAREARFRPLTDIHRVETRPPKVFKGESMDITFREIDARWVHHPHNDALVISIQIGTKNVHRASVDNGSSANILYYSTFKKMGLPDQDMSGEDSWVYGFSGAGVRVMGSIRLPCTLGESPLSVTKMLEFKVLNQESSHNVLLGRPFLREMRVITSIHHLTIKFPTPNGVGIIRGSQYDSRECYMQALKGFRKDSHADDTPDMDREKSIEQPTEEIRVHYYVEQEEEHPSELPSTMLYLEDIIRIEMLEEEEEAMDTIVQADFHGERLEGRFDVLQSLEQGDAIPLAGAPSPAKYTEKVDDSTTQGTPPEGDAPSLQDQEIYNPLDLDPRIPMPTEKMGPAEDTIEILVDEKDPKWLANPILVKKRNGKWRTCVEFTDLNKACPKDSFPLPRIDQLVDATAGHALLSFMDEYSGYNQILMYEPDQEHTFFITDRGLYCYIGMPFGLINAGATYQRLVNKISKKQIGKTMEVYVDDMLVKSKRAEDHVADLTEMFHILRKYRMKLNPQKCVFGVESGKFLGFMVNNRGIEANPAKIKALLDMKSPTSVKQSSDRCKEFFKAIKGRGKDFLWTPDCEEAFLKIKEQLGNPPMLAKPEDGETLILYLAVSEYSVSAVLLKEEASHQWPVYYVSKRLLDEETRYTNMEKLVYALILAARKLRPYFQAHRIEVRTAYPLRQILHKPESSGRMLKWAIELGQFDLEYCPRTAIKGQALADFVLEFDEEIDDKAIVPAKPTPQESHQDEKKQELPHPWWTLHVDGVVNNSGSGAGIVLITPEGHRLMSAIHFKFYATNNDVEYEVLINGLKLALEVGP; the protein is encoded by the exons ATGGAATGCAGCAACCGAGCCTTGGCAAAATACGCTAGGGAAGCCCGGTTCAGGCCTCTCACAGATATTCATAGGGTGGAAACCCGGCCACCCAAGGTGTTTAAGGGTGAGTCCATGGATATCACTTTCAGAGAAATAGATGCCCGATGGGTACATCACCCACACAATGATGCGTTGGTTATTTCCATCCAAATCGGTACAAAGAATGTCCATAGAGCCTCTGTGGACAATGGAAGCTCCGCAAACATCCTCTATTACAGCACCTTCAAAAAGATGGGACTGCCTGATCAGGATATGTCGGGGGAAGACTCGTGGGTCTATGGTTTTTCAGGTGCAGGAGTTAGAGTCATGGGGTCAATTCGGCTCCCATGTACACTGGGGGAAAGCCCACTGTCGGTAACAAAGATGCTCGAATTTAAGGTTCTGAATCAGGAATCGTCCCACAACGTGTTATTGGGACGACCTTTTCTGCGGGAAATGAGAGTCATCACTTCAATTCATCACCTAACTATCAAATTTCCAACGCCAAATGGAGTGGGAATTATCAGGGGTTCCCAATATGACTCACGGGAGTGCTACATGCAAGCATTGAAAGGTTTCAGAAAAGACTCCCACGCCGATGATACTCCGGACATGGATCGGGAGAAAAGCATTGAGCAACCAACCGAGGAAATCCGAGTCCACTATTATGTTGAGCAAGAAGAAGAACATCCCTCTGAGTTGCCCTCGACAATGTTGTACTTGGAAGACATAATCAGAATTGAGATGTTGGAAGAAGAAGAGGAGGCGATGGATACCATAGTCCAAGCAGATTTCCATGGGGAACGTTTAGAAGGCAGATTTGATGTCTTGCAAAGCCTCGAACAGGGTGATGCCATTCCTCTTGCAGGAGCACCCTCGCCCGCAAAATATACTGAAAAAGTTGATGACTCTACTACGCAAGGCACACCGCCTGAAGGGGATGCACCCTCTCTACAAGACCAGGAGATCTATAATCCCCTTGACTTGGATCCCCGGATACCAATGCCGACGGAAAAGATGGGGCCAGCAGAAGATACGATCGAGATCCTCGTTGATGAAAAAGACCCGA AATGGCTAGCAAATCCGATATTGGTAAAAAAACGCAACGGCAAATGGAGAACGTGCGTGGAGTTCACCGACCTAAATAAAGCATGCCCAAAAGATAGTTTTCCCCTAccaagaattgatcagttggtcgaTGCCACGGCGGGACATGCCCTGCTCAGCTTCATGGACGAATATTCTGGGTATAACCAGATCCTTATGTATGAGCCTGACCAGGAGCACACCTTTTTCATCACCGATAGAGGGCTCTATTGCTATATCGGAATGCCATTTGGTCTGATCAACGCCGGTGCCACTtaccaaaggttggtaaacaaaatttcCAAGAAGCagattgggaagactatggaagtgtatgtggatgacatgctCGTGAAATCGAAAAGGGCGGAAGACCACGTCGCCGACTTAACTGAAATGTTCCATATCCTGAGAAAATATAGGATGAAACTGAACCCGCAGAAATGCGTGTTCGGCGTAGAGTcgggaaaattcttgggattcatGGTCAATAACcgaggaattgaggccaacccggCAAAAATAAAAGCTCTGCTAGACATGAAATCTCCCACCAGTGTCAAACAG TCGTCGGATAGGTGCAAAGAATTCTTCAAAGCGATCAAAGGGAGAGGGAAGGATTTTCTGTGGACCCCTGATTGTGAAGAAgcttttctgaaaatcaaagaaCAACTGGGAAATCCGCCGATGTTGGCCAAACCAGAAGACGGAGAAACATTAATTCTATATTTGGCGGTGTCAGAATATTCCGTCAGTGCCGTCTTGTTAAAGGAAGAAGCAAGCCACCAGTGGCctgtatactatgtaagcaaaAGGTTGTTGGATGAGGAAACCAGATATACCAACATGGAAAAATTAGTGTACGCTCTTATTCTTGCGGCACGAAAGCTAAGACCGTATTTTCAGGCTCACAGAATAGAAGTTCGCACCGCTTATCCGCTCCGGCAAATTTTACATAAACCTGAATCGTCAGGAAGAATGTTAAAATGGGCCATAGAGCTAGGGCAATTCGATTTGGAATATTGTCCACGCACGGCAATCAAAGGACAAGCGTTGGCCGATTTCGTACTTgagtttgatgaagaaattgaTGATAAGGCCATAGTGCCGGCAAAACCAACCCCGCAAGAAAGTCATCAGGACGAAAAGAAGCAGGAACTCCCCCACCCGTGGTGGACATTACATGTGGACGGGGTCGTAAACAACAGCGGGTCCGGTGCCGGGATAGTCTTGATTACTCCGGAGGGGCACCGCTTGATGAGTGCTAtccatttcaagttttatgctACCAACAATGATGTTGAGTATGAAGTCTTGATTAACGGTCTGAAGTTAGCTCTGGAGGTAGGGCCGTGA